The following are encoded in a window of Salinigranum halophilum genomic DNA:
- a CDS encoding glycosyltransferase family 4 protein, with translation MRVLNYLELESRLDRSGIGTAADQQRAALRTTDVDVVTSPWKGDSPVAAAEYALRGRGGFSAYDVAHCNLIGPGTVAVARHAKRTGTPLVLHAHVTREDFAESFRGSTYVSRPLGRYLRWFYSQADLVLCPSEYTKRVLESYPVDAPIRPMTNGVDLDSLAGFEGLRDEYRTRFGLEGMVVFAVGNVFERKGLSTFCELAQETDYDFAWFGPYDTGPHASSVVRYWVQNPPENVTFTGWVDDKRGAFAAGDVYLFPTKNENQGIAVLEAMACGKACVLRDIPVFEEFYTDGEDCLKCDTHGEFRAALRRLNEDPALRRRLGENARETAREHSLDRVGERLVEAYTDVRESGR, from the coding sequence GTGCGGGTCCTCAACTACCTCGAACTCGAATCCCGGCTCGACAGGAGTGGTATCGGGACGGCGGCCGACCAGCAGCGGGCCGCGCTCCGGACGACGGACGTCGACGTCGTCACCAGTCCGTGGAAGGGCGACTCGCCCGTCGCCGCCGCCGAGTACGCGCTTCGAGGGCGCGGCGGCTTCAGCGCGTACGACGTCGCACACTGCAATCTCATCGGGCCGGGGACGGTCGCGGTCGCCCGTCACGCGAAGCGGACGGGGACGCCGCTGGTGCTGCACGCACACGTCACGCGCGAGGACTTCGCCGAATCGTTCCGCGGGTCGACGTACGTCTCGCGCCCGCTCGGCCGGTACCTCCGATGGTTCTACTCACAGGCCGACCTCGTGCTCTGTCCGAGCGAGTACACGAAACGGGTGCTCGAGTCGTACCCCGTCGACGCACCCATCCGTCCCATGACGAACGGCGTCGACCTCGACTCGCTCGCCGGATTCGAGGGGCTCCGTGACGAGTACCGGACACGGTTCGGGCTGGAGGGGATGGTCGTCTTCGCCGTCGGCAACGTCTTCGAGCGGAAGGGGCTCTCGACGTTCTGCGAACTGGCACAGGAGACCGACTACGACTTCGCGTGGTTCGGTCCCTACGACACCGGTCCACACGCGTCGTCCGTCGTGCGATACTGGGTACAGAACCCCCCCGAGAACGTGACGTTCACCGGGTGGGTCGACGACAAACGCGGCGCGTTCGCTGCCGGCGACGTCTACCTGTTCCCGACGAAGAACGAGAACCAGGGTATCGCCGTGCTCGAGGCGATGGCCTGCGGGAAAGCCTGCGTGCTCCGCGACATCCCGGTGTTCGAGGAGTTCTACACCGACGGCGAGGACTGCCTGAAGTGCGACACCCACGGGGAGTTCCGCGCGGCACTCCGCCGGCTGAACGAGGACCCCGCCCTCCGCCGTCGCCTGGGTGAGAACGCCCGCGAGACGGCGAGAGAACACTCGCTCGACCGGGTCGGCGAGCGACTCGTCGAGGCGTACACCGACGTCCGCGAATCCGGTCGCTGA